AGCACCATTTTCTAATTCATGATAACAAGATCTTGAGGTCCAAACAAAGTTTAACTGGGGCAAATACTAAAGTTCAATGGGATCATAAAAGCACTAGAACAAAATCAGTGTACCTGTTTTCAATAGTATAATGTTATGGAAATGAGCCACTGAAAGAGGAATTAAGTAAGCTTTTGGTTCTTGGTTGAAACTGGGGTGTCCTTGTAAATAGCTTCTCCTTTCTTCTCCAGGGGATTGTTGAGACTTCACTTGGGTTTAACATCCCTTGATCACATGGATCAAATTTATGCGTAGAAATCGTGTGCTTCCTGGATTGGTCAATTAAGATTCAGTTATTGACATCTTATCTGGTGATCAAAGTATTGTCTCATATGTTCACTCAGGTacattgatgaaaattattcCAAGATTCGTGATGTTGAACGGGAATTAGCAAATCTCGCAATGGAAATGAAGCTTACTTCCGGTCCAAAGAAAGCTGgtatttgttgttgttctGCATTCAATATGAGTATCTTTGAACAAGTCGACCTTAGTATTCTATCCTTTTGTTCTTACCTCTATCAGCACTTGAACACATGCGTAAAAGAATAGAAATGTCAACAGAGAGAATACATGCTGCTAAGCTGAAAGAAGAACAAGCTAAAAAGGTATGCCACTTTTTTGTAAAAGAGACTTGCTTGCTTTTGTGTCCAACTTatcaatacattttttttaactatgagGCCCACGGCACAAAGTAACTTATGATGCCTTCctttatttgctttttgaTCACTGTACTAGACATATGGCTCATTCTCATGACTATTCCCAGCTCTTTGTTTTTCCCATGGTTCATTTTCGTGATTTTCTGTTGGAGATTTCAATAGATCTTTTCTGACTTATGCTATCTGAAATATTAGCAAACTATTACTCTGAAATCCCTCTTTCACACCTTCCTCTGTCAGTAAACCAGATGAGGAGCAAGAAATAGTGAAGAAATCATGTACTTATGCtatttgtatatgtatatgtttatattttatttatatcttttatattttcctGACTTGGACTTTCTTCATAGTCGAATATCACCTGAATCTTCAAATACTCGTAGTCGTTTCCTGTCTAGTCTGAGTTTTTTGAGATATTGACATGTAAAACCTCTTAAATTGTACTATGCTTATCTTTGAGTCGCATAATGAGTTATTTGGCCTTCTTGGAAAATGTGTGGTGAGACTTCTTGAAGTGGATGAAAAACTTTGAACACACATTTCATTCGTGATATTTTGCAAAATGTGAGTCCTCATGGTTACAGGTTATAATTTCCATGTAGGACTAGGAATTTTCACTGGATAAATTAGGgaaatgttttcattttatgctACTTAAATTTACATGATGGGCATTAAGCTTCTTGTTTAATACATTTAAGtggttttctcttttttttttctagtggcCTTCAATAAATCATTCCAATATCCTTTAGTATCTGATAAATCTTCTGCTAAATACTAGGCCTGGGAAGCTGCAGCAAAAGCAGTGCAGGATGAGGAAGCGATTAAACAGAAGCTTTGTGAGGATCTGAATAAGCTGgtgatataaatttttccaaaGTCATCCTGTTGCGCACTCCCCCAAACCCACAGACACACACATTAAACCATATTCTTTTGCAGGTCCAGGAAAGTAGCAATTTCCAGATGGCTAGACTGGAGGAATTGAAACGTCGGCTCGAGGCTCTGAACCCGAGCAGAGCATCTACCTCTGTTCCCTCTGTAAGAGAATACTCCCAAGAATTGTCGTTGTGTTTGCCTAAACTTTTTGTTCTCTCTCTTATCGTCAGTCAGATGCCTGCCAGTGAATGAACACGAATATAGCTCCCCGGCAGCATGATATCCTGTTGGGCATCACTATTTCTGCATGAGAATTTGCTAATGAAACTTCTACTGCAGCATCTTTTCCTGAAGATTTTTTCCCCCTGTAAAAGATGGATAAGAATTTCACTACCGCATTCTTTTAGATGATAAGGCGTCCATATCCTCCTTCAAAATCATGATAACTGATTAGAGGATCTCTCTTTCTATTGTTTGGTGAGGTTGACTAAATTGTGAAGTTGTTGATATACTTTTATAGAAAAGCATAAGATGAGGAAAAATGCATCACATGTAATGAAGTTCTGTTTCTTCACAGAAAGCTAGATATGAATATGTCCTGAAATGCGCTAATGGGGAAATAATTGAAAGCACGAGCGGGATGCAATATCCTATAGAAACTATGATTTTTTGTATCATTACCAAATAATAATGCGCAGAGcatgctttttttcttttttttttggtaagttCATGACGAACTTGCTTATTATGCTAACATTGTGATAAAAGAATacattatgtattataatttctgTTGTTCTTTGGTATTGCCATCAGCCAtgggaatttttttgtttcatattgTCCTTCCAACTAATAACCCCTTTATCGTTTTCATAGCTAGTAGATGAAATCCTATAGGAATAGCTAAAGATAGTCTCATcaattctgattttttttttaaataagactTTGTAAGTAAAAGCTTGAATTGATCTTTTATGATGAGTTTTGTGGAAAATAATTCCTGGACATTAAATTGTCGAACATTCTTGTGAACCACTGCTTGCCTTGAGAAATTTCATGACTTTTGCCCAATTACCATGTATAGGATGGGAATCAAAGACTGGCGCCAGTGAGTATAACTCAAGATTCTTCTGCAGTTCCAACTGCAATGGCACCAGCAAGTGGAGCAGTGGGAACAATATCAACTGAAAGTAATGCAGGGAACTCACCAGTAAATGCCCAGCACCAACAACCTTCTATCGTTGGAGAGGGAagagggaaaaggaaaagttcAATTCAAGGAAGATTAAAGGGAGTAGGAGCAGTACCTAAGGGTAGAGGTCCTGCAGAACCTGGTTGGACTGGGGCTGGTTTTGATGTGGACGGCAGAGGTTGAGAGCAGCATCTTATGAAATTGTGGCTCGAGAAATTTGCTGCTATTCAACCAGGTGGCTTGcttatccatttttttcatGATGATATTGGAAGGATTTCCATCACTTGTCATCATAACTTAACATGTTTCCAAAGTTCGTTGTATCTCAGCATTGAAATTTCTCTAAATTCTATATATGAGGATCGACTTTATCAAACATCATAAATTTGTCTTTATCTTGACAAACTTAACATATATGAACTCGATTTCTAAGGTTGAGTattaactttcaattttaaccTTGTCCTTTGCTTTGggcattttcaatttatccAATATTAGCATGTTCGAAGATTCATGGCATCATCTATCACCCCCTTATAGAATCTGTGCGCTCGAAAAGAGACCTCATTGCTGTGAATTTTAAGTTCTCTTCTGGAAATTGCAACAGTGACACATTCAGATATCGTATATTTGCTGCAAAAGATCCAAAAACAGGTAAGTGCCGCCATGTATTTTGAAATGTATctcatatttaaattgttatcaGCAATAATAGCCATCAGAATGAGCTGGAGATGTATAAATTTTCTGGGCGATAATACAGGGCTGATTTGGTACCATAAGATGGAGTTTTATTATGAGTGACGCAGTCCTGCAGGGGTTAGATGGATGTTTAAAAGTATCATCTACTTGCCTGTTTACAAATTGAATAACTTGTGTCAGTCACATGGTTTTTATTGTACCTGAGAGTTCTACGTATTGATTATGAATAGGTAGATTTGCAGTACTTTCACATAAATGGTGATTTCGCGATGGCGATTTTACATTCTTGCTTGGTTTCTCATATTTCTGAAGCTTTCCTCATTCAATTCCTACCTGCCAAACCTTTTCGAGTTTGGTTGGTTGGGATGTATACGGAAAATGAAGTATTAGAGAATGTATAAGAAAAGAGTTTTGTTTggttgaaaattaaatgagaGGGGTACAACATGATTAGATGtggcaaaattttaaataaaatatatttacgcTTGATGGATCTAATATAGATTTATTGTAGGCCGTACAAcgatattttaattagaaaagatctatttaatttgcaataaatcaacGATTAATCAATTTGGGGTGAGTATGAAACTTTTTTACTGATGTTAGTAAATTTCGTGAGTTTTGctaataaatagatctatTTGTTGGATTGAAACAAATGTTAGGAATACTAGATGCAATTTTTCTAAACTACATAAGgtttacttgtaattacatcaaatctatATATGAGatccctttttatttattaatcacaatattatatatgcctaaacataataaaaagaaaaggagtaTTTGGTAaagtcaaaataattaatttttcttgtactaaaaaaaggacaaatatttaaatttttttggatcattctaaatattttgaaggCAAAACATTCCCATCTTTGAACACAACACAACCTTGAACTCATCACATTGATGTACTCAAATGGGGTTTCTGAAACATAGAATAATGTCTACATTtgatgataaatttattttatttatatatacgttAGGCCTTGTTTGGATCAGGATTCTTGAATATCTTTGTCAAGGCATGGGGTCATGCATGTACTGTACATCGACCATCGGAATTAAGCTTCCATTGATGCCATGTGAAATGGTCCGCATTGAATCaaccaaacaagaaaagataaacacataaattcagaaaaaaccgaaaaaaaaaaagaagaaagaaagtgtATATTGAGATGAATGATGATTATGAACAGGGAATATAACATTCGTCGGTCACTCATATGACATTGTGGCCGTCAATCAGACACTGACAATCCACACTTGTTTGCAAACCTTTAATAATAGTCATTCTTTTGGactgttctctctctctctctctgtttctCTCTCACTTCATTCAAAAAacatcatcaatcatcaaaattattacctGATCGATCGAACTTAATGTGACATGATCCTTCagttatgaatttaatttgattccaccaaaattttagatgagaaattaaataaaatactcacTATGTTCTTATAACAAATACTGatcaaacttttatttatttcaaaacgtTCATGGGTCAATTATTGTTGATgtctcaattaataaaatggtTAATAACATTTtactattcaaattataactgtttttatattttgataccTAAACTTTATCTTGTGTTCATTTTATCATATCAACTTATAAAACTTTGCGCCTTGTCATTNNNNNNNNNNTGCacaatgtattatttaaagaaaGGTGGtgtaatgtgatatttttaacatatgcacaacatgtggtgttttttcagcaaaaaaatcaagagTACACggtaaagtgcaaatttcacaaagttgagatggtaaattgacacaaaaaaacaTTAAGATGCAAAGTGTAAATGAGTATAATTCAGATGACAAaacgtaatttacccttaataaaaactacatcAACACCACATCAGACATAGTCTAATGAAATTATTGGCGCTATTAAGTAAAATGGACCTTTTGTAGTacgttttaaattttaagagcaatatttgtaatacataatatatttggagagtgattaatgtatttaactctttaaaatattaaatattgatatactgtaaattaatttagagtcGAAGGAGTACGTATACTAAAAGACATGAGAACCCATTACCTTCTTGATGATTTTTTGTGAtatgtttattaaatgtatatgttataatttgtcATCATGTCATGATCCCTTGTTCTTCTCTTCTGCACTGACAACTATACATGCTCAACActgtgtgcgtgtgtgcatatatatatatatatatatatatatatatatataatattatatagttttgGGCAGTTGCAGGTTAACGTTTGAAaaccaacatatatataataatggtGGAATCACTGCATCTGTGCTGGGCTTACCTGCATGTTTTTCAAATATGGGATGTGCATGGTTTCCCTCCTTTATAAACTCTAATGCAAATTCAAATCACAATTGTCCAGTGACTTGATGAGATTATCTTGGTGCTTGATTATGGTAAAATTATGTAAGATTTTCATAATAACTTAATCcgatatatacatacattaatttatctttGTATAAGTTGAATAGTTCCCTGTTCCCTAATAGGAGCCTTATTTTTACTCAAAACTAGAGTTTTCGTccaaagtaaataatttacacTTGGTATCATTTTACATTGGATGGAGATGAGGGGTTCGAACGacttatttataagttttgaaaattctaattcgggattgaatttgattaaacCTATACTATCACATTGTAAGTTTGATTTAGTTGGTAGGATTACGCATGTCATGTGAGTGATTCAGTTTAGACACCTCAAttggaattaaaaaaaaaaagaaaagaaaatcttagCTCTAAGGACCTCATGATCTCTCTAGCAAAAGCACTTTTAAGACAATTTTTGCAGTTTGGTTAGAATAAACAACTACATACACTATCATTATACACTGAATAAAGACGATAGATTTAAgtgatatataaatttaggATTCCCTtcttccaagaaaaaaattatgaacttttaACCAAAATGGGATAATACTCATAGTAAGatttgttggaaaataaaagactGTGCCGTGGAAAACTATTGCCTTGAAAGCGAAATTTCAGTACTACCGTGGTTCAGATAATATAAACCGATCGCTTCCCAAGGTTAACACAGCTATAACTCTCTTACACGTGCACTCGTGGAAGAAAGCTTAGAACAAAACAAAACTGAGAAGAGAAGGAGAGAAAACATAAAAGGTGCTCTCGAATTTTGGTATGTCGGCTTGAGCTTATTTATAGATGCATAGGTTGGTGgctgaaaaaacaaaaactctATACCAGCCACACCTTTATCAatgaatatatcaaaattaggAGCAAAAATCGACTATTTAGGAGGGTGACTTAGGAATCCAAAATGATAGAAATTAGTCATTTCCAACAAgaataaaatcattattagCTTTCAATGAGCCCAAAATTAAGCATGCTTAGGGGCTTTAGGAGGTTTCAACTAAAACTTTTAACTTAAAAGCATTAATTCACCTATAGAAAGTAATactcttgatttatttttaaaattttgcatgttTTTTCCCCCACTTTCAATTGTAAGTTAAAGGGCCTCTTCACATGAAAGTAATTACattattgggaaaaaaaaaaaaaaagacaaaaagtgaaaaaggtacaattttataaagtagAGCTTATTGGAATAATGAAATTAGGTTTTGTATCCTTTGTAGCTACTAGAGAGGGTTTATGTTTGTTGAGATTGGACTATCACCTTTTATTGGTTGATAGCTCATCTTTCCATAATTTAGGAATCATATCCTCATGATTCTCCTTTTTGTGCCCTCTTTTATGAAAAGTGGATTGCTTACAATCCTCTTTTTGTTTAAGTCACATGAATAATTTGgcattatatgaaatattacatgaatctaattttggtatttattcCCTTATATTATTGTTGCTTCTTATGTATACAAGATGATATCTATTCTTTAgttttaggaataattacatttatattttttgatttatggtctatttacacGTGTTTTGTGTAACTACAAAAATTCATTGACAGccaaaaaacaagaatagtTCGTGCAatgatattgattttttgggggtgtatgtgtaattttttaaaagataggggttgatttgtataaataaattataatttaaggagtgtaaatattattattcctTAACTTTAATAAATGTTGGTTATTGGTAATAGGTCGTATTGAATATCAGATAAAATTTTCTCAACGAATTTAGCTCATCTTAATTTCagaatattgttatttaaaatatcctTGTAAAACTAATTATGGATACTATTTTATAAGGTTTTTTTAGAATTGTTTAAGatggttttaaaatttatgagatatttgatttatttcataagAATTATTGAAGCATATAAATGTTGGTGCTGAtgttttaagaataaatttagtttttcattactttctaaaaatgtttataaaaattatttaatttttgaaacttagcaacttattttttaagaaaatttgctcaagattcttgaaaatataagaaattctaatagattttatcaaatatttttgtaacttaTAAACTCAAAATGCCTCTTTATAAtgagtttattatatataaaaagaagaatatttaaaaaaaaaagattagttAATTGGTCAAGggaaaaaaatctaaaaatcaattataccaaaaaggaaaaggagcCCCTACAAACACacaaattaaagttaaaaaaaggGGGGAATGGAgggaaaaggataaaaattgcCAGTGTGCCCCCTCCAAATctaaga
This Sesamum indicum cultivar Zhongzhi No. 13 unplaced genomic scaffold, S_indicum_v1.0 scaffold00128, whole genome shotgun sequence DNA region includes the following protein-coding sequences:
- the LOC105179247 gene encoding uncharacterized protein LOC105179247, producing MATNPNPSSNAGPFLLPEIGPDGLARESPVIAYTEKIIEEEQLQLRKYIDENYSKIRDVERELANLAMEMKLTSGPKKAALEHMRKRIEMSTERIHAAKLKEEQAKKAWEAAAKAVQDEEAIKQKLCEDLNKLVQESSNFQMARLEELKRRLEALNPSRASTSVPSDGNQRLAPVSITQDSSAVPTAMAPASGAVGTISTESNAGNSPVNAQHQQPSIVGEGRGKRKSSIQGRLKGVGAVPKGRGPAEPGWTGAGFDVDGRG